One part of the Bacillus sp. FJAT-27916 genome encodes these proteins:
- the motB gene encoding flagellar motor protein MotB → MSRRRNKKSHEEHMSESWLLPYSDLLTLLLALFIVLFAMSSVDSQKFTELSRAFNMAFEGGTGVLENNSPMPDGMLTGMEGEEGTEKEKEEKKKEVTADAEIEKLTYIQQRMNAYIAENHLAEKLETSLTDEGLLLTIRDNVLFDSGVAEVRERDKYIAREIASLLVMDPPRNIIISGHTDNVPIRTVDYESNWELSVMRAVNFMKLLQENEKLNPAWFSAKGFGEYKPVAENKTEAGKARNRRVEILILPRTSLDDKN, encoded by the coding sequence ATGTCCAGGCGACGAAACAAGAAATCTCATGAGGAGCATATGTCCGAATCCTGGCTTCTGCCCTACAGTGACCTTTTAACCCTGTTGCTTGCTCTATTTATCGTTCTATTTGCCATGAGCTCGGTGGATTCGCAAAAGTTTACGGAGCTCTCCCGCGCCTTTAATATGGCGTTTGAGGGCGGAACAGGTGTGCTTGAGAACAATAGCCCGATGCCTGATGGGATGCTGACGGGCATGGAGGGAGAAGAAGGGACAGAAAAGGAGAAGGAAGAGAAGAAAAAAGAGGTCACTGCTGATGCGGAAATTGAGAAGCTTACTTATATCCAGCAAAGGATGAATGCCTATATTGCGGAGAATCATCTTGCTGAAAAGCTGGAAACCTCACTCACGGATGAGGGGCTGCTTTTGACCATTCGCGATAATGTTCTCTTCGATTCTGGTGTCGCTGAGGTGAGGGAGAGAGATAAATATATTGCAAGGGAGATCGCCTCCTTGCTGGTTATGGATCCTCCACGTAATATCATCATCAGCGGGCATACCGATAATGTACCAATCCGTACGGTTGACTATGAATCCAATTGGGAGCTTAGCGTAATGCGTGCGGTGAATTTCATGAAGCTCTTGCAGGAAAATGAGAAATTGAACCCCGCATGGTTCAGTGCTAAAGGGTTTGGTGAGTATAAACCTGTAGCTGAGAATAAGACTGAGGCTGGAAAGGCAAGAAATAGACGGGTGGAAATCTTGATACTTCCCCGCACATCGCTTGATGATAAGAATTGA
- the motA gene encoding flagellar motor stator protein MotA, with product MDKASFIGIVLAIISVGAGMVMKGVEISVLVNPAAILIILIGTAAAVFIAFPTNELLKVPKLIKIIFSQEKTISYDELIYTFSEWAQIARKEGLLALEKISETVEDTFLRNGLNLAGEGQSAEYIRNILSDEIEAMEERHAVGSQIFTQAGTYAPTLGVLGAVVGLIAALGNMSDTEVLGHAISAAFVATLLGIFTGYLLWHPFANKLKRKSREEARRKEMMIEGILSILDGEAPRTIEQKLSSYLPAAERKKWLEGGMRDHVQATKQEIS from the coding sequence ATGGATAAGGCATCATTTATTGGTATCGTACTGGCAATCATTTCAGTTGGCGCAGGAATGGTTATGAAGGGAGTGGAAATATCAGTTCTTGTAAATCCGGCTGCTATTTTAATTATATTGATAGGGACAGCCGCCGCTGTGTTTATCGCATTTCCAACAAATGAATTGTTGAAGGTACCGAAGCTAATTAAGATTATTTTTTCGCAGGAAAAGACAATCTCGTATGACGAATTAATATATACATTTTCAGAATGGGCTCAAATTGCCCGTAAGGAAGGCCTTCTTGCATTAGAGAAAATTTCTGAAACGGTGGAGGATACATTCCTGCGTAATGGTCTGAATTTGGCGGGGGAAGGGCAAAGTGCTGAATACATAAGAAATATCCTGTCTGACGAGATTGAGGCAATGGAGGAGCGGCACGCTGTCGGCTCGCAAATATTTACGCAAGCAGGTACTTATGCACCGACATTAGGTGTATTGGGAGCTGTTGTTGGGCTGATTGCTGCATTGGGGAATATGAGTGATACTGAGGTGCTCGGGCATGCCATTAGTGCCGCTTTCGTCGCGACATTGTTAGGGATCTTTACCGGGTACTTATTATGGCACCCGTTCGCCAATAAGCTGAAACGGAAGTCCAGAGAGGAAGCTAGGCGTAAAGAAATGATGATTGAAGGGATTCTCTCTATTCTAGATGGGGAGGCACCACGCACAATTGAACAGAAGCTGTCCTCATATTTACCGGCAGCGGAACGAAAAAAATGGTTGGAAGGCGGGATGAGAGACCATGTCCAGGCGACGAAACAAGAAATCTCATGA
- a CDS encoding C40 family peptidase: protein MKKFIIAVTILLSSILVPFGPGQSEASAAFSATSNNKIITTGKKYIGTPYKWGGITPRGFDCSGFVKYTIKKATGKTVPRTSSALYKKGKKISKSKLKKGDLIFFNTSGKGVSHVAIYMGNNKMIHAASKGVKVDKLSNSYWKKRYVGAKRI from the coding sequence GTGAAAAAATTTATCATTGCTGTAACGATTCTTTTGTCGTCTATTCTTGTGCCATTTGGACCGGGTCAATCAGAAGCATCCGCTGCCTTTTCAGCGACGAGCAACAATAAGATCATTACTACTGGAAAGAAATATATCGGTACTCCATATAAATGGGGCGGCATAACTCCTAGAGGGTTTGATTGTTCAGGATTTGTGAAATACACAATCAAGAAAGCTACCGGCAAGACTGTTCCACGAACATCTTCAGCCCTATACAAAAAAGGCAAAAAAATCTCTAAATCCAAATTGAAAAAGGGCGACCTCATCTTCTTCAATACATCCGGCAAGGGTGTATCCCATGTAGCGATCTATATGGGCAATAATAAGATGATTCACGCTGCTTCAAAAGGAGTCAAAGTCGACAAGCTTAGCAACTCTTATTGGAAGAAACGCTACGTCGGTGCCAAACGAATCTAA
- a CDS encoding DUF2164 domain-containing protein, translating into MLVKWNAEERKQIISDIQYFFHQERDEEIGELAAGSILDFFAEQIGAHYYNAGVKDAVKQAEAHASRLEEDLYALLRQGNKR; encoded by the coding sequence ATGCTAGTCAAATGGAATGCTGAGGAGAGAAAGCAAATCATCAGTGATATTCAATATTTTTTTCACCAGGAACGTGACGAGGAGATTGGTGAACTAGCTGCAGGAAGCATCCTTGACTTCTTTGCTGAACAAATTGGCGCACACTATTACAACGCCGGAGTCAAGGATGCAGTAAAGCAGGCAGAGGCACATGCAAGCCGATTAGAAGAGGATTTATATGCCCTGCTTAGGCAAGGGAACAAACGATAA
- the pflA gene encoding pyruvate formate-lyase-activating protein, producing the protein MIYGNIHSVETCGTVDGPGIRYIVFTQGCLLRCQYCHNADTWKIGTGNKMTPDEIVAEAVQYKAFMDASGGGITVSGGEPLLQIPFLIELFKQCKEKGIHTTIDTSGGCYANTPEFHAQLEELLKYTDLILLDLKHIDSKRHIKLTGKPNENILEFARYLSDKKMPVWIRHVLVPTINDQDEYLERLGDFIGTLENVEKVEILPYHQLGVYKWETLGYKYPLSEISSPSDESVEHAYQMLTRNLKKPVTQG; encoded by the coding sequence ATGATATACGGGAATATTCACTCTGTTGAAACTTGCGGAACAGTAGATGGCCCAGGGATCCGATATATAGTATTTACTCAAGGCTGCTTGTTACGCTGCCAATACTGCCATAATGCTGATACATGGAAAATCGGTACTGGTAATAAAATGACACCGGATGAAATCGTGGCAGAGGCCGTTCAATATAAAGCATTTATGGATGCATCTGGCGGCGGTATTACAGTCAGCGGCGGAGAGCCGCTTTTGCAAATACCGTTTCTGATTGAATTGTTCAAGCAATGCAAGGAAAAAGGCATTCATACAACAATTGATACATCAGGCGGATGCTATGCAAACACACCTGAGTTCCATGCGCAGCTTGAAGAGTTGTTGAAATATACGGACTTGATTCTTCTCGATTTGAAGCATATTGACAGCAAACGCCATATTAAACTCACAGGCAAGCCGAATGAAAACATTCTGGAATTTGCCCGTTATCTCTCTGATAAGAAAATGCCAGTTTGGATCAGACACGTGTTAGTGCCGACCATCAATGATCAGGATGAATATTTGGAGCGTTTAGGTGACTTCATCGGTACACTAGAAAATGTTGAGAAGGTAGAAATTCTGCCTTATCACCAGCTTGGTGTCTACAAATGGGAAACCCTCGGTTATAAATATCCGCTATCTGAGATTAGCTCCCCAAGTGATGAATCTGTCGAACATGCATATCAGATGTTAACAAGAAACTTAAAGAAGCCTGTTACTCAAGGCTGA
- the pflB gene encoding formate C-acetyltransferase — translation MEQVLTKVQDAWRGFAGGDWQKEVNTRDFIMKNITPYTGNDEFLAGPTEATNQLWAQVMDLTKQEREAGGVLDLDSKVVSTITSHGPGYLNKELETIVGFQTDKPFKRSLQPFGGIRMAVNAAESYGFTVDEEVQKIFTDYRKTHNQGVFDAYTDEMKLARKAGIITGLPDAYGRGRIIGDYRRVALYGVDFLISERKTELKNFGARTMSEDVIRQREELSEQIRALNELKQLAEIYGFDISKPATNAKEAVQWLYFGYLAAIKEQNGAAMSLGRTSSFLDIYIERDLREGTLTEVEAQEIVDHFIMKLRLVKFARTPDYNQLFSGDPTWVTESIGGMALDGRTLVTKNSFRFLHTLSNLGPAPEPNLTVLWSTKLPEGFKKFCAKMSIETSAIQYENDDIMIKEYGDDYGIACCVSAMRIGKQMQFFGARANLAKALLYAINGGVDEKLKIQVAPNFAPITSDVLDFDEVMEKFDSMMEWLAELYINTLNVIHYMHDKYSYERIEMALHDVEILRTMAAGIAGLSVAADSLSAIKYGKVEVIRDENGLAVDFKTTGDFPKYGNNDDRVDSMAVDLVKRFMIKLKKHKTYRDSVHTQSVLTITSNVVYGKKTGNTPDGRRAGEPFAPGANPMHGRDTKGALASLSSVAKLPYEYSLDGISNTFSMVPKALGRDEEQRVANLAAILDGYAANTGHHLNINVFNRDTLLDAMEHPEEYPQLTIRVSGYAVNFIKLTREQQIDVINRTFHETM, via the coding sequence ATGGAACAAGTATTAACGAAAGTACAAGACGCATGGAGAGGATTTGCTGGTGGAGACTGGCAGAAAGAAGTTAACACACGTGACTTCATCATGAAAAACATCACTCCATACACTGGAAATGACGAATTCTTAGCAGGTCCAACAGAAGCAACTAACCAACTATGGGCACAAGTAATGGATCTTACAAAACAAGAACGCGAAGCAGGCGGCGTGCTTGATCTCGATTCTAAAGTAGTATCTACTATTACTTCCCACGGTCCAGGATACTTAAATAAAGAGCTTGAAACGATTGTTGGTTTCCAAACTGACAAACCATTCAAACGCTCACTTCAACCATTCGGCGGAATCCGCATGGCAGTAAATGCTGCTGAATCTTACGGTTTCACAGTTGATGAAGAAGTACAAAAAATCTTTACTGACTACCGCAAAACACATAACCAAGGCGTATTCGATGCTTACACAGACGAAATGAAGCTTGCTCGTAAAGCTGGTATCATCACTGGTCTTCCAGATGCTTACGGACGTGGACGCATCATCGGTGACTACCGTCGTGTAGCTCTATATGGTGTAGACTTCTTGATCTCTGAGCGTAAAACAGAATTGAAAAACTTTGGTGCGAGAACAATGTCTGAGGATGTTATTCGCCAACGTGAAGAATTGAGCGAACAAATTCGCGCATTAAACGAATTAAAACAATTAGCTGAAATCTACGGCTTCGATATCTCTAAACCAGCTACAAATGCGAAAGAAGCTGTTCAATGGTTATACTTCGGTTACCTTGCAGCAATCAAGGAGCAAAATGGTGCGGCAATGTCTCTAGGACGTACATCTTCATTCCTAGATATCTACATTGAGCGTGACCTTCGTGAAGGTACATTAACAGAAGTTGAAGCACAAGAGATCGTTGACCACTTCATCATGAAGCTGCGTCTTGTGAAATTTGCTCGTACTCCTGATTACAACCAATTGTTCAGCGGTGACCCAACATGGGTAACAGAATCAATCGGTGGTATGGCATTAGACGGCAGAACACTTGTTACAAAGAACTCCTTCCGTTTCTTGCACACATTATCTAACCTTGGACCAGCTCCAGAGCCAAACTTGACTGTATTATGGTCTACTAAGCTTCCTGAAGGATTCAAGAAGTTCTGTGCTAAAATGTCTATCGAAACTAGTGCAATTCAGTACGAAAACGATGACATCATGATCAAAGAATATGGTGATGACTACGGTATCGCATGCTGCGTATCTGCTATGCGTATCGGTAAACAAATGCAATTCTTCGGCGCTCGTGCGAACCTTGCGAAAGCATTGCTTTACGCTATCAACGGCGGTGTCGATGAAAAACTTAAAATTCAAGTAGCTCCTAACTTCGCGCCAATCACATCTGATGTGCTTGATTTCGATGAAGTAATGGAGAAATTCGATAGCATGATGGAATGGCTTGCAGAGCTTTACATCAACACATTGAACGTTATTCACTACATGCATGATAAATACAGCTACGAGCGCATTGAAATGGCTCTTCACGATGTTGAGATCCTTCGCACAATGGCGGCTGGTATCGCTGGATTGTCTGTAGCGGCTGACTCCTTAAGTGCCATCAAATATGGTAAAGTAGAAGTAATCCGTGACGAAAACGGCCTTGCAGTTGATTTCAAAACAACTGGCGATTTCCCTAAATACGGAAACAACGATGATCGCGTAGACAGCATGGCAGTAGATCTTGTTAAACGCTTCATGATCAAATTGAAAAAACATAAAACTTACCGTGACTCTGTTCACACACAATCTGTTCTTACAATTACTTCCAACGTAGTGTATGGTAAGAAAACAGGTAACACACCAGATGGACGTCGCGCTGGCGAGCCATTCGCTCCTGGTGCAAACCCAATGCACGGACGTGATACAAAAGGTGCTCTTGCTTCCCTATCATCTGTAGCAAAGCTTCCATATGAGTACTCTTTAGATGGTATCTCTAACACATTCTCTATGGTGCCAAAAGCGCTTGGTCGTGATGAAGAACAACGTGTAGCGAACCTCGCGGCAATCCTTGATGGTTATGCAGCAAACACTGGTCACCACCTAAACATCAACGTGTTCAACCGTGATACATTGCTTGATGCGATGGAACACCCAGAAGAGTATCCGCAATTGACAATCCGTGTATCCGGATATGCGGTTAACTTCATCAAGTTGACTCGTGAGCAGCAAATCGATGTTATCAACCGTACGTTCCACGAAACAATGTAA